A region from the Benincasa hispida cultivar B227 chromosome 12, ASM972705v1, whole genome shotgun sequence genome encodes:
- the LOC120068070 gene encoding probable protein phosphatase 2C 42, whose translation MLRGFMNLLSLCWKPFGHPTDNFASVGVIGTNCGAKDTKDTLLWFYDYGKYASGEFSMAVVQANQVLEDQSQIESGPFGTFVGIYDGHGGPDASRYVCDNLFRRFQDEQHGVVTRETILNAFRQTEEGFTAVVSELWSTRPQIATVGTCCLVGVIHEQTLYIASLGDSRAVLGKKVGNTGEIAAIQLSTEHNANLEEIRQELREMHPNDPQIVVQRHGVWRVKGIIQVSRSIGDVYLKHAQYNNERINAKFRLPEPIDRPILTAVPTIIAHPLHQNDSFLIFASDGLWEHLTNEKAVDIVHNHPRAGSAKRLVKAALQEAARKREMRYSDLRKIDKKVRRHFHDDISVIVLFFNHDLISRSNVLLDQPLSVRSAFDH comes from the exons ATGCTCCGGGGATTCATGAATCTGCTCTCTCTTTGCTGGAAGCCTTTTGGGCATCCTACTGATAATTTCGCCTCTGTTGGTGTTATTGGGACCAATTGCGGTGCCAAAGACACCAAAGATACTTTACTCTGGTTCTATGATTATGGTAAGTATGCTTCCGGTGAATTCTCCATGGCTGTTGTTCAAGCCAACCAAGTTCTCGAGGACCAGAGCCAAATTGAATCTGGCCCTTTTGGTACTTTCGTCGGAATCTATGATGGTCATGGCGGCCCTGACGCCTCTCGATACGTCTGTGATAATTTGTTTAGACGTTTCCAAG ATGAACAACATGGAGTTGTGACTCGTGAAACCATTCTGAATGCTTTTCGTCAAACAGAGGAAGGGTTCACGGCTGTTGTATCAGAGTTATGGAGTACTCGACCGCAGATAGCAACAGTTGGGACGTGCTGTCTAGTAGGGGTGATACACGAGCAGACACTCTACATTGCAAGTCTAGGAGATTCTCGTGCCGTGTTAGGGAAGAAAGTTGGAAACACTGGGGAGATTGCTGCCATTCAATTATCAACCGAGCATAATGCAAATCTCGAGGAAATCAGGCAAGAGTTAAGAGAGATGCATCCAAATGATCCTCAAATTGTGGTTCAAAGGCATGGAGTTTGGAGAGTGAAAGGAATTATACAG GTTTCTAGATCCATTGGGGATGTCTATTTGAAACATGCTCAGTATAATAATGAAAGAATCAATGCTAAATTTAGGCTTCCTGAACCAATTGATAGGCCTATATTGACTGCTGTACCTACGATTATTGCTCACCCTCTTCATCAAAACGATTCTTTTCTCATATTTGCATCCGATGGACTTTGGGAACACCTAACCAATGAAAAAGCAGTGGATATTGTCCATAATCATCCACGTGCG GGAAGTGCAAAAAGGCTTGTGAAGGCAGCCCTTCAAGAAGCAGCTCGAAAACGAGAGATGCGGTATTCAGATCTCCGAAAGATCGACAAGAAGGTTCGGCGTCATTTTCATGATGACATTAGtgttattgttttatttttcaaccACGATCTTATATCCAGAAGCAATGTCCTCCTAGATCAACCATTATCAGTAAGAAGTGCTTTTGATCATTGA
- the LOC120068561 gene encoding uncharacterized protein LOC120068561: protein MEKKMKDYQTPQRDQTANRRSRKPQKIAKCLTATFSSLSDDKIQPISKEDFSPISVVTDINQIPDIDSNFLQGVNPAFSASCETSLFADLSPSSVVSFDNEQLDKVPVNFSGSNDMDEASAGSVEVQIAVNSLRRALTQVLQSTDVDHQSKKLIDASMSIIVDDFLAIPQERDQIAQLISVKNHVLSLCVFLWIIVLAIAFFLGSGVKSSFIGPLPT from the exons ATGGAGAAAAAGATGAAAGACTACCAAACTCCACAGAGAGATCAAACCGCAAATCGTAGATCAAGGAAGCCTCAGAAG ATCGCCAAATGCTTGACTGCTACATTTTCATCACTTTCCGACGACAAAATCCAGCCAATTTCTAAGGAAGACTTCTCTCCGATTTCCGTTGTCACAGACATCAATCAAATTCCAGATATCGATAGT AATTTCTTGCAAGGTGTTAATCCGGCATTTTCTGCTTCTTGTGAGACCTCGCTTTTCGCCGATCTCTCTCCATCTTCAGTTGTCAGTTTTGACAATGAACAGCTTGACAAGGTTCCAGTTAATTTTTCTGGATCTAATGATATGGATGAAGCAAGCGCGGGTTCAGTAGAGGTACAGATTGCTGTGAATTCTCTAAGGCGTGCTCTAACTCAAGTCCTGCAATCGACGGATGTTGATCATCAGTCTAAGAAGCTTATTGATGCATCCATGAGTATCATTGTGGACGACTTCCTTGCTATACCTCAAGAGCGAGATCAGATTGCTCAACTTATTTCTGTCAAAAATCATGTTCTCTCTCTGTGTGTATTCCTGTGGATCATCGTCTTGGCCATAGCTTTCTTTCTCGGTTCGGGAGTCAAGAGCTCTTTCATCGGGCCATTGCCAACTTAA